The Montipora foliosa isolate CH-2021 chromosome 6, ASM3666993v2, whole genome shotgun sequence genome includes the window tgttccaAAATGAGAGCTGCTAAGTCTAATTTGTGGTAATTATAAGAGCACGAACACACGACTGCCATTGTGAAAGTTAGTGGTTCACATATTGTCTATTGTTCTTAAAGATGTACACTGAACTCACCTGCCCTAATAATATAAGGTCAACATTTGATGGCATCCACCAATCCCTTCTTGACAACTCGGGGCAATTTACGCAGTGTAATATCTCCTACCCTTGTGAGAATGATGCATAAGCAATGAAATATCACCTTCAgagaaaaagctaaaattaAAACAGGATTAGACTATCAGtccagaaagaaagaaaattttgttGTTTACAGTAGTTCTGTGGTATTTAGGTCTAAGTGTTGATTCTTCCCGTAATCATTCATTTAAGTTAGGTCCATGTTGTGGATTGTGTTTTGAGGGGTGCCCATTGACAATATTCTACCAAATCATGTTATTTTGGAAGTTAATAACAAATTGCGTAGTTACatgaataattttattattttatttgaagaCTCCAATATCAGTCACCTTGAGGAAGGAGAAGTCAGCAGGCCACCATCCTCTGATGAGATGGATTTTGATGCATTATTGAGACTCTCACAAAACAGTAtaaaaaagagaagagaatcATCATACAAAGGAAGATaaaccaaaaataataaaattgtaaaGATTTGATGTTAGAAAAGGGTTGAGGCTTACAAACATATTATGCAGAATTTAGGGTCAAAATCGATTTTTGAAATCGGTTTGTATGTTTACACTCAAGCAGTAACTGTTATTTTAATAGTTTTGATGTAACAAATTTACATGGTATAAACTGTAGAGAAAAATTATTGTTCAAAACAACTTCATAAAGTTTCGTCACAACTTTTTCTATTGTGGTGCAATAATAGTGATTTCCCTTGTAGTCTAAGCCTATACGTCTTCCATATGTGTTCCTTATTGTAAAGATTGATTACCAATTATATATGCATGGGGAAGGCTATATATCCCTTTTGATTTTCTCAATTGGAGATTGAATCTGAAGTTTTGAAACACGTTGATCTTGCTTTTGACAAAtaagtatgggtaatcaaatggtgatgcatgaaatttgaaattagggaataatttcacgcgcgttttgtccacTTTCCGGAGCCTTTAGGCGAggcaaattatttgattttggacaaaacgcaagtgaaattattccctaatttcgctggtataccatttgattagctattaataacatggtgacaaattactccttaaatTTTCAAACCTGGATGCCATTTTAGCACTAtatgaaaagttgccatggcaacaatgtaatttcacatgtgaaattataaattaaaccctgaaatttcgcgccaaaattaaggagtaatttgtcacccaacTAAGTATTTGTTTAGTAAAATTAATTCAAGCAATTTATAATCTTTAGGCTTGAAATTTTACTGCACAGCATTACGTAAAATTGCCTTCCGCAGTAGTTTTGTTCAAATATAATTTGTAGTGGAGCTACAAGGAAGTGTGTAGGTAATTTTCTGGCAATTTTGCTTATTGAAGTTGTTTTTTGGGAAACTCAAGTCAATTTTACTATTTTTGACATTCTGAAAATTTGGTGAAGAAATGAATTAAAAAGTCGTTCAAACAGAACGGACTTGAGGCAATTTTGAAGGCACATGCACGTTACATGTAAACTGCTCTTTATATTATGAGGAGCAAGAACGTAATTAATTAGAGTAACATGAGATTTCAAATTCAATGTTAATGGAAAGAAGGCTCGTTTTGAAGCATCTAGGAGCAAAGTAAACTGAATAAAGAAATTATTTGTGTAGATTTAGTGATGTTTGCCAAAGTAATTTTGAGATTTCTAAGCGGtcaaacgcagactgcagaccgggggtaaaatgcagactgaggttataatttaactgaaaaagcccaaacccattagaaatgctaacagttaagcttaaatattgttttggacctaattaggcctaaggttagcatttctaaggggtttgggctttttcaacagttacgttataacctcagtctgcctTTTACccctagtctgcagtctgcgttttacactgaccggatTTCTAAGCGAAAGAGTATCGCAATTCGTGAAAATCCTGGTTAATCATTCCCACGGTCTTAAATTGAGTGCCGTCTTCATACTTTATACGATTATAGTTTCACCAACTGGGATGACCCTTCGCATAAAAAATCGTTTCGTATCTGCAGGTCTAATGTAATCTCTCCCAAGCTGgttcccagagtctctcttctCTCCCTCCATTTCTCCATTGACGGGGTTGTTCTGACGAgaatagcctgttccaggctcccagatagtcgggaaaacgaaaacaactgcgtgggaAAAGCGAGTGGAGGTTGGGTCGAGGCGCaagcttttttttctgtttccctactatctgggagcctggaacaggctatgaTGAGAATGGCGTTTTGTGCCTGGCAAGAATTCCCGTCAGCGTTTGGAGCAGACTTCCACAATTAAATAACAACGGGATTCGCTCTGGACACAATGGGCGCAAATACATAAATGAACATATGCTTGAAACGATTTTGAGAGATTTCCATACTGATTCTTCAGTGTTGCACACAATGACCGGAAAGTATTTTATTAAGTTAAGCGGAAGGTAGTTATCTCAAAATCCATCATTGTTAGAGCTACaatattaaagtgcccctgtgaccaaaaaatcaatttatatttttctttggatttcaaaactatgttaacaaaacactaagtgacccacgttttaagccttgatttcaaaaagacacctctttattttaactgtaattttcctatttaatggtccgccattactaacattatgttcttgagagagctggatcgaggagaaaatgacgtcaaaggctcactagtttaagaatgcaatacgtgtgtacgtcgcagaattaatatgcagcacgggggttttgggctttcagacttttaaactcacgctttgcatatataataagctgcgttcacacgctgaaattttaagctagtgagcctctgacgtcacttttccctggatccaaccgtctgaggtccaatcggtcagttttggacgtgagtaatggcggaccgtgaaatccaaaacttacacttaaagtaaacggcctttggataaaaatcaaagctcaaaattttgccagtcaggtgttaagcaaacacactttcaaaatctgaaggaaaaaaggaagtggtttttttgatcacaggggcactttaagcagcAATGTATGAATTCAAATATGTTTCCTGTCGCCTTTCGACACTTGTTCTTCTGTTTCTGTCTTCAATGAGACGAGGAATAATACTGATATTCCTGGATATATGGTATATTCCTGTGAAGGTATTTCTGGTTTCTCTACTTCGTGAAAACAGTTTTCCGAAGAGaaaggaaaattcaaaaaagcaGTAAACTTTTTATAAGTTGACTGGCTACTAtggttattgcgcatacgttctgcgtagTTCGAGATACTgtggtttcctatgggtggtgctctCTAACACAAGGGTATTCTTGTTCGGTTAATGGGTCTTATGCGTAATGACGTCTGATGAgttaatttcaccaccaagcctcgtttgcacaaaattattcacatcatttgGATATGCAACACTGTTCGCACGtgggttttcttttcaagtttgctcctttgggatttagctcatgctaaaatttatgtttgattttcgaatttgaagattagtatgggtaatcaaatggtgacgcgtgaaattagggaataatttcacgcgcgttttgccaaattcaaataatttcccgaacctttaggcgagggaaattacttgattttggacaaaacgcaagtgaaattattccctaatttcacgggtataccatttgattagctattaataacattgtgacaaattactccttaattttcaaacctggacgccattttagcactatatgaaaagttgccatggcaacaatgtaatttcacatgtgaaattataaattaacgctaaaatttcgcgccaaaattaaggagtaatttgtcacccatgttattagtGGTGAAATTAACTTGTCAGACGACATCACGGATAAGGGCttacctgacgtcacggcggccatgttggtggaaagaacaatagcgaaaaagtcttttgggaatttgattctattattatgcaaaacttgagctacatttttctattgttctggcaccaacatggccgtcttatcacgtgagtgcaatcaaagaattgagAATAACTATGcattttttcagagataatcaggagataggcaccgtccttaaggtaatcccttgaaaatgacgtactttccagatttttgtcaaacttggcacaattgatatttaTGCACAGGACATTGAACAACGCAATAAAAAGATCGGGTCACCTTGCCTGTTTTCGTGCTGCATGCCTTtaattctaagtgttttttgcCGAATTACTCGAGAAGcaactgaatattactgaaaacttgagcgCACTTGTTTATCAGGGCTAACATCTTTCAGtgaagtgatttcaaattgttcgattttgcaaagaaatgtaagaaaattggaccgctacaacATCGCTTCACActcaggccccgtccacacgtatccggatatttttttaatccgaaactttttctttccgtgtaggtcttccgtccacacgtatccggcgaattcaCTGGCGAATCCGGgtctttttgaatacgctctccagggTGGATATTTTTTAATGAGGACACCAAATCCAGGTATATATTTTatccggatgacgtaacaagatcaAGCCCAGTTCCTTCCCGTGAAATCAATTTCCAAGGTGGCTGCCGAGGGCTTCATGGCGCATGTTAACTCTGCTttcttgaggagtcctgagcactagagtgaatccggatacgtgtggacgggcaacTTCGATTTGAACACGCCacgtgtggatggaaatatttttgaatccggaaagaaagagttgcggattcaaaaatatgcGGATACTTGTAGACGGGGCCTCAATGTCTGGGTCCAAATTAGGCTTTGGTAAATTGTGCCCGAAAAAAAAGCATATTATGCTTTTAGCAGTGCTCATATTTTTTagaaattatgccaaaattatGCTACTTTCTGAAAATTATGCTCTCTGTCACCGAAATTATGCTACTTAGATCTTGAGTAAAATAAAGATCACCAGTAGCTCAACTCTATCAATTCTGACTTTAATGAACATTCATATAGTCCACCTTCCAGTCTTACAGTCTTTAGCATCGCAAATACGCATGTGCGCACCTCAAAAAGTCAAATGATTAACAAATGCTATCAAAATCAACCGTTTCTGGGTTCTGAATCCGGGTCAGAAAGTTTTAGCCCGCATACTTGTTTTAGACGCCATCCAAGCAGATCCCTCAGTTCCGTACAAAGACAACTATGCATGTTGTTATTCTCTGCGTTATCGGTTATTGTACTGAAGCATTACGCAAGCCTGTAAATAGTCAACGAGAGCATGCTCTTGTGAATCGTCAAACGATGAGTTAAGAATAGAGAATACTCGTTCAGCGGCTGCAGACGAGGGCTGCACCAGCAGAACCTTCATAACTGCAGAAGACCAATGGGGTAGGTTACCAGATTGTTGGTCGCTGGAAGTAGTGTACTCGAGGACGACGCCATCTTTGATCTGGGGCCGGAGGGGCCAAGCCGCCGAGCCATAAGGGTGGTCGCTTGATGAGAGTCATGCACAGGGGAGCCTGGTCTGCCAGACCATATTTAGCGCATACCTCAACATTTTCCAAAacaatacagaaataaaacacaaactgaATTATTCTAGAACTATGAtgggttttttttagttttcaacGCATAAAAGCTCGGATTATGCTAGCAgtgctaaactgaaataaaggCTTAAAACAACGCTCGTTTTGCTAAAttatgcttaaaattatgctagcacaatctaCCAAAGCCTACTCCAAATTCAGTTTTGCGTCATTTtatataaatactacaactcCTACTCTCCAACTGTTTtgctccttaaaatatgtttttcttGCACCTTTCACGAGgtacataacaccattaaaaaaggtgggggcgggggggggggttcacctgctcgttcaggagaaaatagccattcttTGATAGAGTTAGCTTGGTGTCTCTGaaaatctgccattttatcaatgtgcgcgagCTAATTATGCGCGCGCCAACGACGCAAAGaagttgcgcaatgcaaaaccagggataTCAGGGCAGGCACACGCGCGTGCTGGGACCTTACTCCAAAGAGCGAGCGGAATTTcgcatgtgacgtcacaaaggAGAACAATTTCTCCGCATTAAATGTTAGCAAAGACGGTTGAAGTTTGAAACAATTATTTACGCGAAAAAGAGGTAGGAAAAATTAGCTGCAATTAACTAATCCGTTATGTCTGAGAAAATTAAACTCAATTTGAAAAGAAAGAGACAGGCGTCAATCCAAGGTGTTGACAAACGACCTCGTTTAAAAGAAGAGCAAATTTCGTGCAACCCGACAACAGGAGATTTCCCTGGCCCATGTAAAAGCTCAAGCGCTCGGAAAAGGGTAAGTAACTGAGTAGACGAGAAAAAGTTGGGAGAAAGTGGTGCTTTCTTTAAAATCAGATCCAAACAAagtgctttttttcttttcctgatcAATTTTTCAGCCTGCCTGTTTCAGCGAAGGGCTGCCGAAAACCAAAAGGTAACGGAGGTGCAGTTTAATGTATATTTTTCCAAGTTGAAATTAAGTCAGTCTCCTTGATACAGAAGTATATGGGGACTTTAAGTATTTTTTGCTTCTCTAATTCAGGCAAAAGTTGAGACAAGTTTTTAGTGACAGCGATAAGCATCATTTGTTGCAATCAGAAAAGAGAACCAAAGAAGACTTGCGTCTGGACTCTAAAGTAAGTTCTACAGTGCAGTGTGGCTCACTGTGATCAAAATATGATTTTGACGATCTCAGAGCCTGACTGTAATATACCGTACCTCAGCGTTCCGGCCCGCTGTCTTTGGCTTACAAAATGTTACAATATACTGTTAAAAGTCTTGCGCGTgttttcagtttgttgattttatTTCCCTGCGAACacatgaaaaaatgaaatgtcATGTAATCGATAAGATGACAATTGGAGATATGTAATGCTCGCAGCCTTTAATACATGTGCAAGCACGTCATAGTACTGACATACTTTGGTGAATTTGCAAAGTTTATAGAAATTCTTGAGCGTACAGATACTATGTGTACCATGTATACCATATATAGATACCATGTCTTCTAGCGTTTGTTTTCTACACAATCAGATCGTCGTCAACTTTCACGCAAAATGGTATGTTGTTTGTTCGTTTAGGTACAagcattttttgaaaggaaagaagacaCAAACATCAGTTATTCTCCAATCTCAAGTGCGTCAAGTGTATTGGATTCTGAAAAAAGACAAGCCGACCGCGCAGAATTTCTCAAGAAGATTAGTGCACACCGTATGTtaatttaattgttaatttattttattttatttcactattaatttaaacattttaatCATGAATTTAATGTGAGTATATATTATCCAGAATTTCACCAATCCAATCAATCTTTTCGTTCATTTTTGATAACTCTGAATTTCAGGTCGTCTGTCAAACTATGATCTTGGAGATGTGATTGGCTACGGTTCCTTTGGTCAAGTTGTTGCCGCTACACGCCAGAAAGACAATTTGCCGGTAAGAAAAATTAGCTAACTGGAGGCCTAACATTCTTGTATTTGCATTGAGGCATCAATTCCAGCGCCTTAGCATTATATTTTGCTTTTTAGCTTGCAAAGACCGGGGGAGGGCCCACTCAGTGTCTTTTAAGACTCCAGAGGGCGTTTATTGAAACAAAGTTCAAAACCGCGTTCCAAGACTTTACATTTTGGCAAATCCAAAAAGAGTGTTTATCTTCAAAAACGGTGTCGAAAAGGAAGAGCCAGGAGCATTTGTCAAAACGAAACTACTTGTTTCCAGATGGTTCTGGACGTAAATTGATTGTTGAAAAAGCTGGACTTCCTTTAAAGGACGGACCCTAAAAACCCTCCCTAAATTTGGGAAAGGAAGATACTGATTACTGTTTTAATCCACTCCAGGTGGCCCTTAAATTCGTCTCAAAGGAGTCTGTACGAGAGGTAAAGGAGGTGAGTAAATCATTGCAGTTTGAAtcggaaaagaaaagaattttgaTTATCGAATTCACTTATGTGTTATACGTGACTGCCTCACCAAATTTCTCAGATTAACGGCAAACGAATCCCAACAGAAGCCTATCTCCAACACAAGGCCAAACATCGTTACGTGATCAGGATGTATGAGGTGTTCACAACGGAAGAATACTACGTTTACGTGATGGAGCGACCAGAAGTGTGCAAGGACATGTTTGATATTCTTCAGCAGAAGATAACTCTTTCTGAGAAAGAAGCTCGACGATACTTTTACCAGATCCTCGAGGCAAACCTTAGCTGTGAGAAGAATGGGGTGCTTCATCGAGACCTAAAACCTGAGAACATCCTTGTTGACTTGCGCAGTGATGAAGCTAAGTTGATTGATTTTGGGCTGGCATCAGAGGTTCAAAAGACACCATTTGACGGATTTCGTGGTGAGTTAGAGAGAAACAGGGGTGTCTACTTAAACGGAATTAACCATTCTCGCTAAATAATTAATACTATACACCTCACGACGTTGCGAAGTGGGCCAGTTGAATAACTCTTGCAAGGCCGACCGCAGCTGACCGCGGAATTGCTCATGGTTTTCGCAGCCTTCTTTTCAGTTGTTGGTTGACAACTCCCTATATCCTCGCTGCCCTCCTCTTATAAAATCGATCTGTCGATCTCACCAATAGATTACTTGGTTTTTGTAGAATGTAAATTAAAGATGTGCATATAGTGCTATTCAAAACCGAAAAGGTGCCGTTAAGGATTGGAATGGGTCTTTTTATGCAGGAAGGAAAAAAGCCTGCAGACAAGAGATGAGATCACTTTCACATTACATCACAAGGCCGGTCATAAAAAGGACACTCCTTTAACTCATTAATACGCTAAGCTCAATGACAAGCTATGGTAGTTACAGCCCGGAATCGACATCACTCCATGGATACATCGTGTGTtagtttttccaaaatggattGGAAACGAGTTGTAAGTAAAAGCAAGGAACTTGCATGCCTTGCAACCGAATATATTTCAAGACGAAAATTGGAATGGAAAttattttcgagttttaaaaattaaagaattcTTAAGGTCATTTCCCATCAGTGACGCTATATTAAGGCTATTTATTTTGATGTCCCATAAGACATCATTTGCATCCATGAGTTGACcttaaagcccgccgcacacttgaggaaagagcagagcaaactgcctcgcgaggcggtttgctcagccgtttcctcacgtgtgcggggaaattgtggtgagaaattcgcctcgcgaggccgtgaggataaaatcaaacatgtttgatatttttggcctcgcgagacaaattcctcaatgtgtgcggccatcgtgagaatcgagctgagcttggtttaatcaagcagccaataaaaatacatggcatactcacgtgactcctGCAGTTCAGGATGGCGTTGGAGGAAGAAATCCCgacgtcactgaagtcacgtgagaatgccatgtatttttattggatgcttcattGACCAAACTCAAATCGATTCttacgatggccgcacacaatgaggaatttgcctcgcgaggcgaaaaatatcaaacatgtttgattttttcctcacggcctcgcgaggccaatttctcaccaaaagttccccgcacacggtgagaaaacggctgagcaaaccgcctcgcgaggcagtttgctcagctctttcctcaccgtgtgcggcgggctttaggATCCTGTGATTCTACTCATTGTCGCATAGCAACACTCTCGAAATTATTCTTCGCATTGCA containing:
- the LOC138004941 gene encoding serine/threonine-protein kinase pim-1-like is translated as MSEKIKLNLKRKRQASIQGVDKRPRLKEEQISCNPTTGDFPGPCKSSSARKRPACFSEGLPKTKRQKLRQVFSDSDKHHLLQSEKRTKEDLRLDSKVQAFFERKEDTNISYSPISSASSVLDSEKRQADRAEFLKKISAHRRLSNYDLGDVIGYGSFGQVVAATRQKDNLPVALKFVSKESVREVKEINGKRIPTEAYLQHKAKHRYVIRMYEVFTTEEYYVYVMERPEVCKDMFDILQQKITLSEKEARRYFYQILEANLSCEKNGVLHRDLKPENILVDLRSDEAKLIDFGLASEVQKTPFDGFRGTNHYTPPEFFSTGKYDGCQGTVWQLGILLVEILSPVMAFDKPEHALKMAPRIPDHLSAEAKNLISSLLNTVPTNRPTLEEVLLHPWFTTQD